TCTAGAGTTGCGCTTTTCTTTCTGATCCCTTTTTATCTCTTATGGCAGACTTAAAATAGTTGACGATGATGTAGATTGGAGACAGACAGTAGCCGAGGGAAATGAGGCGGACGAAGAGGACGATGAAGCTCCCGTGGTAAGCAATCAAAGTCTGATCTGTCGTTACTATTAATATTTGTTCTATCATTTCTAtcaagcaaaaacattttcttacgTCACACATCTATGAAAAGGCCTGATAACACTCCTAGACTTTACTTTATTGAGAATCTGTGTTGAAACCCTAGCTTTAATATTGATATTACGTAAAAAttgaccatgcatgtttttacattttactattCCACTGCTATATAGTCACGTCAATGTTTATATCGATGTGGTGACATTTGAATTAACCTGCTTGTTGGTTGATGTCGTCGTTCAATCAGATTGCTGAAGTGATTGACGAGCGTCCGGACGACGTGAGAATGTTGGAAATTTTCAGAAGTAGCTCCAGATGGAAAGTCATTGGAGGttagcttttttgttgttgttgtagcagGAAAATACACGACGGTGTAACGCTGACTACAAGTGTTTTGTTATATTTGTAGAAGATGAAAATATAGAGGAGGACGTCCAATCAGAAACTCAAATTGAGAAGTCGTCACGCAGAAAAGCCCGACACGACTCTCCGGATGCGTCCCCTCCGAGAAGGGCTCGGCATGATTCTCCCGACATGTCACCACCCAGAAGGAAACATCACGATTCTCCTGATATATCGCCACCCAGGAGGAAACGCCACGATTCACCCGACATGTCGCCACCCAGGAGAAAACGCCACGGTTCACCCGACATGTCACCACCCAGGCAGCGTTCAAGGAAGTCAGGAAACGTGCAAAGCGTGCCATCTACTAAACGAGGTTCAGATTCTGACCAGTCGCCGCCCAGGAAAAAGCAGCAGAAGGGACGACGACATTCTGACTCGGACCAGTCGCCCCCCAGACGGGGGAAGCGTGGTGGCAAATTGTCTGATGATGACCTGTCGCCTCCTCGCAAGACGGTCCGTGCGGAGGTGAAGTTTTTGTTTGTCATCCAcggtaaaacaacaacaatcgcCTCAGACTGGAATGCATCATTAAATGAACAACTAACTCCATCAATCACTATTTTTGTGGCCAAATAAggtaaacaatgttttttgtttgacattttcattCTTCCTTTTGTTTCCAGGGCAACAGTATGCTATCAGGTGGAAAGGCGGGTCTGATTTCTTCAGATGTTCTACGCAAAGAGAAGGAGGAGGCGCGAAGCAGAGACGGAAACAACCGCGAGCTTGAAAGTATGCAAATAGCTATTGAAGTACTCCTATAGAATTATCAATATTATAGCACAATATTTACGTGTGTGTTTCCAGATGCATCCCGCCATGCTCAGACAGTGTTTCGAGACAAGAGTGGCAAAAAGCGAGACCTGGAATCGGAACGGGAAGAACAGAAACGGAAAGCCGGAGAAAAGGCAGCAAAGGACGAGAAATATGCTCAGTGGGGCAAAGGGTGGGTGACCCTAAAATTCGAAATTCTACCTAATCATATTGTAAAactcaaaatgttattttaaaccTGAAATTGAAATGGTGACTCAAAACAAAATGTACGGCAGGCTGGCTCAGGGCCAGATGCAGCAGCAGCGTCTGGAGGATGCCGTGCACGAGGCCCAAAAGCCGCTGGCTCGCAATTACGACGACGAGGATCTCGACCGCATGCTGAGAGAGCAAGTGAGAGATGGAGATCCCATGGCAGCCATGTTGCAGCGCAAAAAGGAGCGCAAGACACAAGGGGTTAAAGGTAACGCTGCAGAGATTTACCCATGATTTCCTCACGTGATTCCTAAAAGATTTCTACCCCCCTCCCAGAAAAACCTCTCTACAGAGGCCCTCCGCCACCTCTCAACAGGTTCAACCTTTTACCCGGATATCGATGGGATGGTGTCAACAGGTACAATCTATGGACAGAATAAATGACAGCCAGTGTAGTAACACACCAGAATTAGCAGTGAATTTAATAATGAATCAATCACGACACCAAATAATACACAACTATTTGATAATCGGGTCATTTCAAGTCATATTTATTCATATCTGTGTGTTTTGCAGGTCCAACGGTTTCGAAGAGAAACGGTACACGAGGATCGCAGACAAAAAAGCGCTCCAGCAAGAAGCTTATAAGTGGAGTGTGGAGGACATGTAGACAGAAAAATGTTAGGATTGACAAAAGACAGCCTGTGCATAGCGATGAAGTGAGCCTGGTCACTTATCTTGTAAATTGTAAATACTACTCATTGTGGAGCAccgatatttttccatttttaatgattaaatcatttgacTTTGTAAAGAAATAACTTGTGTTGTGTTCATTTGACTTTAAATCACCGATAACAGACTACAATGTCATTCTAAGACTTCACCGAGTATTTGAtggcactgacacaaaatggccgtcaAATGACAACAGTCGTCTTGGTTAGCTCACAGCACGCATTGAAGGTCTACTTCTAACTATATGATATCTACGGAAGCTTCGGGCGGAATATTTCCAGTCGGATTGTTTTTGAGGATGCACAACAGAGTGAAACCAACTACTAAAGGTAACGTGGATGATTTACAAATTGGATCATATTTTGTTATTTCACGAGGCGGAAGCACCCGAAACAAACCGAAATGGCGGACTGGAACCCCATCGCCAAAGTTTATAACCCGCTCAAAGCAGGGAGCATCGACGGCACCGACGTGGAGCCCCACGATCGGGCCGTATGGAGGGCGATGAGCGCCCGCTACAAGCCCAACAAAAGTGTCGTGGGGGACCCGCTCCTCACCCTTTTCGTGAGCCGACTCAACCCGCTGACCACCGAGGAGAAAATTCACCAAGTCTTCTCCAAATTCGGTGATATTAAACGCATTCGCCTTGTTCGCGACGTGGTCACGGGCTTCTCCAAGCGTTACGCCTTCGTAGAGTACAAGGAGGAGCGGTCGGTGGTGCGAGCCCGTCGGGACGCCAACAAATTAGTGGTGGACCAGCAGGAATTGTTTGTCGATTTCGAGCTGGAGCGAACCCTCAAAGGCTGGATCCCCAGGCGGCTCGGCGGCGGTCTGGGAGGCAAGAAGGAGTCCGGGCAATTGCGCTTCGGTGGCAGGGACAGACCCTTCCGGAAGCCCATCAACCTCGGGGCCGGACTGTCCCACCAGGAATGGCCGAGTGGGGGGCGCAGAGAGTGGGAACGGCCCGGCGATAGAGATCGAGAGTACCGCAATGACCGGGATAAACGGGGCCCAAGCCGGGACGAAAGGTCTTTCAGGGGACGGGAGAACAGCCGCTACCAAGAAAGGAGTAGGCACAGAGACAGGAGGTGACATTTGTTGAAGACAGGACTTTCCTTGCTTTTTAGTTTGGTTGGATGATCGaaatttccaactttttcacgtCCAAATGCACTCAATGTCATCCTTGCAACAGAAAATATTCATGTATTTCTTTTGTCCTCCTCATCAGACATCGATtccatttcgactgggaggactggcattGAGTGGTTATGTTTCCCTGCCATTGAAAGTGATAAACATGAATCCATCTGTCACTAATTAttcgtccaaatggattggacatctgtcgttGTCGATCAGTTAATCAAAAGCTATTTGCACTCTTTTTACTTTGGAAAGTAATGTTCGACAGTTGCTGACCCAAACTGTACCAAACTCAtatgaaatgttgttttttgtgcagtTGGGAATTTCAAATAAAGCCTGTTTTTGGAGCAAAGGATAGAATTGATAACATGTTTTCAGTCAAAACAATAGACAAAATCATGGCACAACAAGACTAAAGTCTTGAAAGTTATCATTTTTTCCCCTACTTCTTGAACTTTTCTCACTGGTCGTACTGCATGGGCATTTCAGGGTTAGGCCAGTTTGGATACATCTTTCTGTGGACAGTCTCGAAGTCAATCCTGCACCAAGAAGTCCAATGAGAAGTTGGTGTTAAAGAACCTCCTTAGCGTTTACAGCGTTTCTCACCTGAAAGCCGGGTTGATGGCGATGTTGTCTGGCTGAGGCAGGGCGGGGGTTCTTCTCCTGCGCCAGGAGGATGGTGGAGGGAAGTCTTGCTGGTATTGAGACACCATCTTTGGTTCACAGAAGTCCTCTGGCTGGACCTCCTTAAGATGTCCACTTTTTCCACTTCCTATGTGTCCTAAACAAACTGAATGGGAAGAACGCGTCTCCTGATGCAAGTTCTGGACACCTGGAACTGAATCAGGACATTTCCCGCTGTCTCGTGGAATGACTGCCTTGAAGCGGAAGGCGTCCCGTGATGTCGTCTCCATTTTGGTAGGGGTGTCTGGGTAAAGAAGAAATCCTGCAGAAACAAAAAGGGGTTGAATGGGTAAAGTTCTAGCTGTGTTGGAAGTTTTTctacttttgtcattttaattcaCAGTTGGATCATTATAACCCTTTGATGCACAACATACATGTCCAACCGCTAATGCACAATATAGGTCGAACTGAACCACATTCAATTCCCATGTAACATATTttgaaatccattcattttataATTGAATATATTCTTTAGGTACCTTGATTTTAATTACAAATCATTGCttcaatttttcttttcacaCACTATGTAAAActaatttctttgtttttatgatATAAAGTTTTTACACGGGTCAAAGGAGGACAAGCAATTGATTCCAAACAAGCAAAAAACAGATTTCCAATCTTGATACCTGACAAATGATGTTCCTGTAACTCTCTTCGTTAAACAACTAAGCTAATAGTGTTGCACGATTGACTAAGAATCTGTAAGTTTTGAAAGATACTACAGTACAAGACCTGCGACTGTGGGAAATTCCCCCCTGTATGGTCGATTTCGCAGAAAAAAGTTGAGGTGCTTTGATTGCTGCCGGTTTTCGATGAAAATTCTGTCAGATTGATCCATATTATATCGTCGGATCCTCTGAGTCGGGCTACTAAGCCGTAAATCAAAGCGTACACTTTGCTATTTGTAGACCTACTAAACTCGTGTTTACTGCTGTCGTCATGACATAGCAGGTAGAGTGAGACAATAAATCAGCTTCCTcattgcagctgtagctgtagtGTGGTTTTAAATTCATCATAGACACAAGACGGACGCATTTTGTGGTTTCCTTGGAGCCTTTCTCCATCTGTTAATAAAGCGTCTTTTCCTCTGAGCAGTTGGCATTGGTCCCgatttagtttatttatttaccacaAGACTTGTTTGAACCTGTAATAGATCTCCAGAAAACACCTAATTagcttttacaaatattttcttttgtgtaAGAAGTGGGATACAGACATACTCGTAATGTGAAAAACTTTCCCCCCTTCTCAAACCCacaactatgaggccgacgggcTGCCCCAGAAATAAttgtattaattcattttctgaaccgctttatcctcacaagggtagcgggggatgctggagcctatcccagctgacttggagcatgaggcgggggacacccttggtagccagccaatcgcagggcataaggagacaacgctcacactcatacctaggcgcaatttagagtgtccaaccagcctaccatgcatgtctttgggatgtgggagcgaaccggagtacccggagaaaacccacgcaggcctgagaacatccaaactccacacagtgaggaccaacctgaattcgaccccagaagtgtgaggccaacgtgctaaccactcatccgcccggGTGCCTAGGAATTATTTTCAATAATGAAAATTTCAAAAGGAAGAAACGTATTAAGAAATGCgtcctttttaatttgtatattttccccaaaacagaTTTGTTTTGAAATACACTTGTTCATTtcactaaccactttagtcccttttgtacctacttattcatgtgaccacttatttacATTGACTGCTTGTCTATGTTAActactacttattgattatgttgactacttatttatgtattatttattagttattatttatgtttgtttgttgttatctgtgcacttccccacttatttttgttttgactatgtagttattatgtgactacttactcattattcatatattatttattgttattatttatttgtctgtttgtttgttgttatttgtgcactttgtgatgaagctttaaatctcatatagttgtataatgacaaaagctttcaattcaattattttgatataCACCGAATAGTACTTTTTCTACTTCTGTTATGACTTCTATCACCACTATTACTGCTACTTTTACAACGAGAGCAAATCTTAGCAAAATTACAGTAGACACAGAGTTAGGTATAGACTGAGTATCGTTGTAGTAGTTAGTTGTAGTTTGAACTGGGAGTGGAGCTGATCTTATTTCAAGAGGCGCCAGCAGGAGTCTCTCGTCCCCATAGTAACCGAGCAGCCTTTCACAAGAGCCCCATTCGCAAGCAGCGTCACATTCTTTGCCAGACGTGTCttctttgatttattttcaacTAAAGTTACATCCTACTTCTCTCCCCACGCACAGCCGGCTTCAAAGCAGCGAGATCTCTCCACGCTGaagtttatttttagcttttctcTCCCGACCACCGGAAAAAAAAAGGCCGACTTCCAATCTTTCCAACGCCGCCGAGAGTGCCCGGAAGTGGCCAACTTGGCGAGGGGGGGAGAGACGCAAGAAGCGGAGAAaggcatgaaaaaaaagcccatCGGAGCAAACTCATTGCCCGAACACTCTCGCGGACCCTCGGAGTAGTTTGTAGCCCACTTGATCGCCGTCCGTTTAGCAGCAGGGATGGGTCTGCCGACGCTGGAGTTCAGCGACTCGTTTGTTGACAGCCCCGAGTTTCgagataggctccagtgccATGAGATCGAGCTGGAAAGAACCAACAGGTTTATCAAAGACCTCATCAAGGATGGAAGCATGCTCATATCGGCCCTCAGAAGTAAGTTTCAGCCGCCATCAACTGCATGTTCAAAGTTCAAGCGGCTGCCTTCGAGGCAATAAACAGTCTTGGAAAACGGTTTCATACAATTCTTATCTTGATGCTTTCTCGAATTCAACTGCGTTTCTCAAAGTGTGGTAGGCGGGCCACTTGCGTTCTCTATAAATCACCTAAATGGTCTGCGAGTAAATTTTCCAGACACCACCTCAAATGAATTTGACTACTTTTTCTATTATTACTTGCCACTTTCAgctgatttagatttttttgcgacaaagtACACACCAAATGTTATTATACCTACTCCTACTATTACTATAACAACACATTTTGCGTTTACTGATACGTTAACGTTGCCACCTTTTGTGTCTTTGTCAGGTCTTTCTCAGGCTGTGCAGCGTTTCTCTCAGTCGCTGCTGGATTTCCAGTTTGAATGCATCGGAGACGCCGAGACCGACGACGAGATTAACATTGGTGGGTGTGAGCTCATACCGTGCGTTTATCTCGCTACGTTTTCCTTTTAAGGGAGCGTGTTAACCGTGAGTCACAATGCTAAAGATTGCCATATTAACCTTTGCgtacaataattgattttttcAACCCTTACAAGATACTGATTTAACCCGTTAACTACAATTGCCGGTCTTAGACATCCCATCCATTCGAACTAGCACCATCAACGTCAGTATGTTAAAATGTTGAGAGACACTTTGTCATAGCATTCCGAAGCACAGCAGTGGCTCAGAACAAACATTTAGGTCGCGTCGTCTCCATAGCGACACCATGACTGACTAGTACTTGCACTATGGTTGCAGCTCAGTCCCTGAAGGAGTTCTCCCAGCTGCTGAGCACCATGGAGGAGGAGAGAAAGCGTCTGGTGAGTGCACGGCTCACTTGGTTCATTTTCCTTCACCTGTTGTGTCAGGACGTGAACTTCCTGTTTGAAAGTTTTTGTCTGGAACCACGACGGCTCGCTCGAGTTCCCCCACGCATGCACAAGACCCAAGTCTGACTCAGACACACTTCATCAACATCTTGTCTAGGGGGGTGTTTTAGTGCGCTACCTTCTTTACAGGCCCCCCCTTTGTGTGCACACGTGCCTTTGTGAAAGTGTGCATGGTCTACTGCTTGAGGAACCATGTGGAACCTATTCCGACTATTCCCCAGCGAGAGCCGAGCCCCTCGCTGCCTGGGAAAGTCCATAAAAGACTCCTGTGTGTGCGTGCTTGTCACCACTTTTTCTACTCCACTTTCCACCACTAATGTCAATTGTGGGCAGCGTAATGGTCTCGTGGTTAGCATATCTGCCTCTCAGATGCACGGTCGTGGGTTCATAGCCAAACTATTGATACCTGCTTGCATATTTTTAACTACAAATTCAGGCAATTGACTTGGAAGACAATTCCcacaaaatattaataatactattagtcattgaactcattgtcagtcaaaatggattggacgtctattgccgtcaatggcagggaataagttaaaaaaagatttttgaactccTGCAGTGTCAGAGTTAGCTTTAAGCAAGTACTCAACCATAAATTGTCTCGTGGTCTCTAGTTTCATGGTGGCTGTTGTAAAAAATACTAC
The nucleotide sequence above comes from Stigmatopora argus isolate UIUO_Sarg chromosome 22, RoL_Sarg_1.0, whole genome shotgun sequence. Encoded proteins:
- the snrnp35 gene encoding U11/U12 small nuclear ribonucleoprotein 35 kDa protein, with protein sequence MADWNPIAKVYNPLKAGSIDGTDVEPHDRAVWRAMSARYKPNKSVVGDPLLTLFVSRLNPLTTEEKIHQVFSKFGDIKRIRLVRDVVTGFSKRYAFVEYKEERSVVRARRDANKLVVDQQELFVDFELERTLKGWIPRRLGGGLGGKKESGQLRFGGRDRPFRKPINLGAGLSHQEWPSGGRREWERPGDRDREYRNDRDKRGPSRDERSFRGRENSRYQERSRHRDRR
- the LOC144067740 gene encoding uncharacterized protein LOC144067740; translated protein: METTSRDAFRFKAVIPRDSGKCPDSVPGVQNLHQETRSSHSVCLGHIGSGKSGHLKEVQPEDFCEPKMVSQYQQDFPPPSSWRRRRTPALPQPDNIAINPAFRIDFETVHRKMYPNWPNPEMPMQYDQ
- the bud13 gene encoding BUD13 homolog; the protein is MAASSTSVNIGELSKAEYLKRYLSNDDDAKKSKGKPKKKRCKVAGRGLKIVDDDVDWRQTVAEGNEADEEDDEAPVIAEVIDERPDDVRMLEIFRSSSRWKVIGEDENIEEDVQSETQIEKSSRRKARHDSPDASPPRRARHDSPDMSPPRRKHHDSPDISPPRRKRHDSPDMSPPRRKRHGSPDMSPPRQRSRKSGNVQSVPSTKRGSDSDQSPPRKKQQKGRRHSDSDQSPPRRGKRGGKLSDDDLSPPRKTVRAEGNSMLSGGKAGLISSDVLRKEKEEARSRDGNNRELENASRHAQTVFRDKSGKKRDLESEREEQKRKAGEKAAKDEKYAQWGKGLAQGQMQQQRLEDAVHEAQKPLARNYDDEDLDRMLREQVRDGDPMAAMLQRKKERKTQGVKEKPLYRGPPPPLNRFNLLPGYRWDGVNRSNGFEEKRYTRIADKKALQQEAYKWSVEDM